In the genome of Pelmatolapia mariae isolate MD_Pm_ZW linkage group LG4, Pm_UMD_F_2, whole genome shotgun sequence, the window TCGTTCAGTCAGTGGGGCCTCCACAGGTCTGTCCTCCAGTCCTCTTAGCAGTCCCAGGGTAAGAACTTCACCCTCTATTGTTTCTGTGTGGATCTCGGTGGCTAGGTTTAGGCAGTATTTCTGTttagttgttttaaatgttttaaacataGTCCATATAACCAACCTATATCTATTCAGAATACATATTctgtattttatattatttgacAACATGATTGTGTAAAAGTTTAGGAATGGCACAGACTGTTACAGTTCATTTGTAATTTGCACCCATGTGACAGAGTCTTTATACAGTTATTGTTTTTGTAAGGACACTAAGCTACAGCTCATCTTTATTACTCTCTCGGATTTGATACAGTGTAACTTGCTAACAGGTGCACAGTTTCTCAGTTTTATTGTATTAGCTACATATGCTAATGTAGAGCTCCGCAGATTTGCTGTTATTGTTTATGAGCACTACAAAGAAGAGTTaactttttaaacaataaacCATTAGCATAAAGCTAGTAGTGCCAGAAAGTTAGCTTAGCTGGACACAAAGACTGTACATAATGAGCTGCTGGAAATATCAACTAGCAGATCAAGTGTGTATTCTTCCACAGCAGAAATGTTTCCATTTCTGTATCTTTTGCTAAAAACTGAATTTCTAAAGTAACAGTAGTGTGAGGCTGTGTTTGGATTCAGATGGTTatttaaagacacacaaacacatacaaaaacatTATTCTTCGCccaaaatacatttaataaaatgtaactGCAATATACCAAATCACAGGTTAAGTTAGTCCAATAATTAATCATTTAGGAATTTATCAACGGAATGTTTATTTAATGTATAATTTCATGGAAAACTTACATGTAATAAAATTACTCAGGGATTTGGACCTTTTTTATTAGAGCACGGATTTTGGTAGTTATTAGTATTAGTGGCTATTAGTAATCAAAATACATCATTAAATATCATTCTCACGTGCTTTTCTGCAAGGTAGTGTGTTGTAGCGTGATACCAGTAAAACAcaaatagtgtgtgtgtgtgtgtgtgttgtcagtTGCTTTCATCAGTTCAGGTcttgacaaaaacaaatttcCTGTATTGTGACTTTTTAATATATATCACAAGCTCTGGCTGTCATCGCTTCTCATGCCTCTCCATCATATCGTTACATCCTGAGTCATACGCATTGTCATGTCATGCTGCCTCATGCAAAGATCTCTGTTCTCATGCTGACATGGGTAAAAAGTGTCTGAAAGGCACACATTTATGATAGAAGTAGAAGTAATTAATTCCATCGTTCGTTGTTGCATCTCGCTGAGGTTCGCTGATAAATCATATccatgaatcatatttcatgaCCATTTCTTCCTCTCACATCTGTCTGTACCTGTttccatctctctctgtctaCCAATCAGAGTCCGGTCTTCactttcagccaatcagaagtcaCCTCcacctctgcttcctcctccaAAGACCCCAAACCAGGAAGTGCCACCACCCCTCGACCTACCCGCCCGGCGCCTGACCCAAAAACCCAGACCTTGCCCTCAAAAGGCCCCGCAGAACGGCCCCAGCTTCACACCATGAAGTCCCTCCCACTCCAGACACCACGCTCCCCTTCCCCTTCGCCCTCCCCTATACTCTCCCCCATTCCACGCTTCTTCAACTTCCCGTCACCATCTGTCTTCAAGTCCAAGAACGTCCACTCGTCCTCTAACTCCTCTGCCACCCCTCCCCCTGTGTCGCAGGTCACACCGCAAGGCTCGCCACTGCCCACCCCGCTGGGCACGCCTGTGCACCAACTCCAACACCCTTCCTCCACcacccctccctcctcttcctcctcgtctTCTTCCTCCAGAGCGGATGGAGCCGGAGGGGCCTCGCTGTCGCTGACCCCGCCCTCCAGCCCGGGGGGCAGTGGTGGGATGGCCGCCTCGGGCTCTGCTCACTGGAGATCCAGGCTCAACTCATTCAAGAACAACCTTCTGGGCTCTCCGCGCTTCCACAGGCGCAAACTACAAGGTGAATAAGgagtttaaaacacacacaattaaaGAAAATAGTCTTTTAGCCAAGAGCAAATGAATCTTATCGATGTTATGAAGAGATGAATCCAAGATAGAATCTATTGTTACTAAGAAAGTAGCACGTGTTCCAGCCTGATGCCTGGGGCTGTGTTAAGTAACATCTTATTTTCTAATAATATGTAATTAGAGCAATTACATTTGAGCCTGTCATCAAGAATTACTgcccttttctttccctctctctgactCCAGTTCCTACATCAGAGGATATGTCCAGCTTAACTCCAGAATCCAGCCCAGAGTAAGTAAACACattaaatcagttttttttcctacaACTCAAAGGGGCGCACTGTGTTTTGCAAAATCCTCCTTCTTTCACTTACATGTCTAAAGACCCACAAAGTAAGAGAAAAGCCCATCCCCTATCACCGATCAGATCATCCTCTCACTTTGTTCCTTTCCTTCTATAGATCAGTGGTCTTGTCTCTGAATCAACAATTCAAGTTTGCAGTCATTTCTGATGTCGTAACCGAATGAGCAGCAATTTTTAGATGTTGATCTCTTACATTCAGAATGAATGGAGCCATTCCTGCTAACTCTAAACTGTCACAGCCACAAACAAATATCAAACATTTGTTGGCTGCCAGGGTGAATACaacaatgtttatttatttctaacgAACCGATTTGTGTTAGCACGTAGCATCTAATGCTGCTACAGTTAACGTCAGCACTGACTGTCCCCCACAGCACACAGATGTGTTGAAAGTGTAATGCTGAGGCACAGCCAACAGTTTTAAGACAGATTTGAAACCAGTATGCAGGAACTGTGTATTGGTTGTTGGTTGCTCtgcttttttcatctttttgtttgcCTTTTGTGCTTCAATGCAAACTACACTTAGCTGGCTTTCACCTCTTTAGcgctgtttgcttttgtgctaCTATCTCTCTTCGCATTTACTGTGTTTTAATACAGCCAACTTTCCATTAAAGCTCTTCTCATGTATATaacttttctgtttctgctgtcagACAACAGAACAGGTATGGCACGTTAACTCCTTGTTAATTAGCCGTCACTTGCAAGCCATTTTCCGAGCTAAAAGTCACGATTTTACCAAAATCACCATAGACATCGGTTTAAGACACAAGTTAAAGCTGCTGTTTGCAGATAAACATTCACAAACTGAGAGCGAGTTTGAAGCATCATGTTCATGCCTACACACCATGCTTCACACTGAAATAAGTAATTTAGAACAGGGCTGAAGGGCTAGTTTATTATAACACAGCAGAGAGTAAGTTTGCTCCAGTATCTTAAGTTTAAgattcaaacacacactttgGGGAGCAGAGGTGGGCAGATCGAAAATATTAATAGCCTGAATATCAGCACTGGTATCAGTATTGGATCGATACTGGCGCGACAAgatcgatactttgtttctatcctctgTGTTCAGTATGTAGCCGACTGAATTCTGtttaataaatacttttttttttttgaaaatgaaaaatatgccTCAAACAGACACGATGAAAAACATTGTAACCTTTGTTTGTTGATTTTATTCGTAGCCTACAGCTGACCCAAAGTCGTTTAGAGAAAGACACATTGACATTCCAGGTCTCCAACAAAGCTTGTTTCAAAATTCATGAAAGGCTgaacagggtttttttgttgtctgAACTGTTTTAATGTtcaaagtaaaaatcacagGGATTTAGTGGTGAAGAAGATTTATCTCgtaaatcatgacacactgccCTCCACTACATAAGCTGCACTTATTGGTTGAATGTATCACTGTTGGTATCGGCATCGGTTTTGGCCATGTAAGTGTTGGCATTGGATCAATACCAGAATTTACAATATGGCACACCTCTACTGGGAGGATGTACGATGGCCCTCAAAGGTCAAATGCACTTCAAAttaaaaaacgaaacaaaacacCAGCACATAGAAAAATGctacaaaagcacacaaaacataacaaacacacacaagcgaGTGTTTTTTGGGGAGACGGTAACGTCATGGACCAGCTGCAGAAGTGACAAGCTAATGGCAAACAGCTAATAGCAAACATTTATCTACAGTATTAAATGAATCACATCTTTTTGTCCCTCAAGGTAACTGCCTCAGAGGACTCCTTTACATGCTCTGGTTTCAGTCACGTTATTTCCtgtccaaaaacacaaacatttgctGGTGTTCTCTTAAGCAGCAGtgcatttgacctctcaggCCACCGTAGAGATGCCTGACTTACATTATCATATTAGAAAGAGAGAACATGTGGAGCTTGTTATATGGTTTTAGACACTGTTAGACTTTGATTTGCAGTTCAGCCTAAAACACTCAGCAGCAACATAGCTGAAAAAGAGTAAATGACAGTAAATCGTCATCTTTCACTAAATAACTAGGTAACTTTTTACCAGTTTTGCTGTGCTTCAcccaaaagccaaaaaaaacctCTGTTACTGTGGGCTGACACATCAAGAATGAAAATACATGTTGCTTAGCTCTCCACTGTGATGTGTGATTTTACTGTGTTATTGACTGACTTGGTTGTAGTTGTGCTTTCTTGTCCTTTTTTAGTGAATTTAACCTTTAATCTCTGTGCTGTGTCAGTGCTTATGGATGAGTGAGCcattatttttctatttgtactgtataaaaCGTGTGACTGAAACTAATCTGATTAATTTGCAGGCTGGTGAAGCGGTCCTGGTTTGGTAACTTCATCACGCTGGAGAAAGAGGAGCAGATCTTTGTCTTGATCAGAGACAAGCCGCTCAGCTCTATCAAGGCTGACATCGTCCAAGCTTTTCTCTCCGTGAGTGCAGACAAACTTAGATAAGCTTCGACATACTTGTGCGATTCCCACGGCGGTGTTAAACGCACAAATTTGAGATTCGATCGTCATAACTTAGcatcacttttttctttgtcttctgcaGATCCCATCCCTCTGCCACAGTGTGGTGTCTCAGAATAGTTTCCGGGCAGAATACAAGTCCTCTGGTGGTCCTTCTGTCTTCCAGAAACCTGTCAAATTCCAAGTATTACTCCGTTCTTATTACCTCCTCAGCTCTAACAGAAGTGTTTTGCATGTTGTCAGTTGTAAGGAATAAGCACTTTTGACGAATGCTTTGAAGTTCTAAAACCTTTTGGTGGAAGTACTCCTTCCTTAAAAGAATTGAGGGTTATAAAAGTTCTTAAAACCTCATTTGTGGATCTTTGTTTAACACTTTTTCAACATAACATAAAACGAAGCTTTGAGGGACGTAAATGTACAGTGATTGGTCTAGATGGTAGATGtagggggtgtccaaattcatatgCTGCatccttctgaggacccggccttcacAATCTACGTGGACCGGTTCCTCCGAAGGCCGGGTAGGCCGTAAGTGAgcggctgtgaaatgggacggtttagttttcagttttgcgtcaccgctgtctcggtggagtgtaatctaaaatataacaaacaggacactggcgtaaatcctcgaccatctcacacttctgttcaATCAGTTTTccgtttgacgtttattcagctgtgtgaaaactataactttaatcacagccaaaccgatttactcaagaacaaataaaacactgaaaaaagccaaacaatgacatttttaagttatctgagtgacttatatatcatgtttaacctgagtagcgaaagatcgcagggggtttgaaaacgatgtgccgagAGTTCGCTGTACTCGCCCTGGCTAGCTAtcaagctggtgggtaacagacgtgtCCGAAAATGTCGGAGCATTATATGCAAATATGgaatgtcttgataaaccgagcagatacttgaagtttacacagctacattcttgcctgaaaatatcttaaaagtttattttgtgacccagaaagactaataagagtaatattaaaactaagtagctgccgccattgttggaaactggaattggctgggctgcgctatgcattctgggataggttgggccacgaaggatacacctgaccaatccttcaaatctggggaaatgaaggacgcatttggaggagtcttcgaatttggacagccttcgtcgcgtcactgtgatgtaatcggcctacaaaagTGGCCTGAtgctatgaatttggacacccctgtaAACTAAGTAGCGCACAAAATAAGATGTAaaactaaaatgtaaatgttagcaAAGGACAAACAGTTGGCTCTATGAATGAACCAAAACAGAGCAAAATTAACCTATTTTGAAGTCAAGTGGACGTCTTATGTGACGGACGAAGTAAGATGCGATGTTGACTTATTAAAACGAGTGAAACTAGCTAGCTAGCCAATTTATAGAACgaaggacccaaatgctggaGTCAAGgcagagaaaataacaaaaagcaagAAACAGATAtccaaaaattttaaaaaagaaataaaaaaatcgTCATTTACAGAGAATACACTAGGAGAGGTACACAGATGCTTCATCAAAGGAAATAGGGGAGACGGGACTATGAGTGGAGACAACTGGGGAACAAGCCAtagctgaaaacaagtgaagacAATCAGACCAACAAGAAGTCTAAACCAAGcactagagcaggggtgtcgaactccaggcctcgagggccggtgtcctgcaggttttagatatcaccctgggtcaacacacctgaatcacatgattagttcattaccaggcttctggagaacttcaagacatgttgaggaggtaatttagccatttaaatcagctgtgttggatcaaggacacatctaaaacctgcaggacaccggccctcgaggtcTGGAGTTCGACGCCAGGCCTCGATTCCTCTTTTACGAGAAAACTCGTAAAAGAGGAATCGACCCAAAACATAATGACTAAACACAGTGACTAGAAACTCACCCTGAGCACCATACAGAGGAACACTGGATAGGCAGGAGTAACAAAgtcaacagagaaaaaaaaatacaaagatttTACAAAAAGTTGtttaaagcgctttgagtgctcatacagagtagaaaagcgctatctaagaaccagtccatttacaaaATGGGAACGAATGACAAGGCCAAAGATCAAAGAACTGCATTCACTGAAGCCGCTATGTAAACTAAACAGAAGCTGTCACTCACTGGGAGAATGAACCTATCCAGCATATGGTGGTAATGGTGTTCATTATTCAGGCTTTTATCAAAGAACTGGGAGCTGCAGGGTACTTGAAGAGGTCTTATAATATACTGAAGATCATATAAAGAAAGTCTTTGTCTGCCTGTATTTTAattgaaaataataattaaaattaatttaaagttttttttatagtCTAATCTTCCATGGAGTACGGCTGAAAGTTGCTCGGTTTATTTTACAAACTCTTTAGCCAAGGTAATCTGGTGTCACTATGTGCAGAATTTGAAAATTTCCAATGACAAAGAAAgtgagcgttttcaaaaatgcAGCAATTACGTGGGCGCTTTGATTTCCAGAGTCCTTTTCCTCCCGTAGGTGGACATCGCTTTCtctgagggagagagggagcgagagagggaACGAGCAGAGAGAGAAGGGAGACGAGAGCTGGGCATTTACAGCGTGACCTTCACTTTAATATCAGGTAGGAGACCAGAGTCCTAACGCTTCCACATGTGAGGAGTTACCAGACAGATGCAAATGAATGCTGCACTGTGTCAGGGGCATACTTGTGTTTCTGCAACCTCACCCATTCAGCAGGTTAAAGCAGAACATCTGTGAGTTAAGTTTTGGTTAAACAAGGGGAAAAGGGGGGAAATTAGCCATGTGATACGtctaaaacaaatttaatattCAACCGATGGAGGAAAAATGTCTCGTTTTATAGTTTAAGATTTATAGTATTAGATGAGAAGTCAGTGATGAACACATTGGAAAATACACTatttttttgcagctgcttcacaataaaagcccaGCTTGTTTTCCTGGAAGACCTACAGCGTTAGGAGCAAGAAACAGGAAGGCTGACACTAATGAAACTGTATTACTGTCTGTTATATGCATGTGTTATTTCATGTCATTTCTTCAAAATCTGTTTGAATCCACTGTGATGATGGTTGACTGCATTCCTAAAGGTGACAAATACAAGATAGAGAAAATTACTGAAACGATCACAAACACTTAAACTGGGTCTAACAGCACCCGATTTATCAGCTAACAGAGGAAAATACAGTGCTAACTAAAGTCTTTAGATTTTGCTGTGGAAATCAGAAAATGTGTGCAGTGATGTGCAGTTGAGCTTGACAGACGGTATTTGGTaggaccacctttattcttcaacatacCTTGAACTCTCTCAGGCAAGTTTTCTCcttatttctttaagtagtcctcaggaatagttctccaaggttcttgaaggacattcaaagctcttctttggatgttggctgccttttgttctgtcctctgtcaagatgatcccacacggctctggggaggccaatccatgaccgaTTGTGTTCCATTGTgcgtttttctatccaggttaTGTTTTTAGTattattgtcatgctgaaaaatgaagccattgctaatcagacactttccagatAGTACTGTCACTGTTGTACCTTTCTGCTAACCTTCTCAGTACATGTTGACAAAGACGTGTTAGTACTGACTTTCAGTCCAGTTCCTGTGTATCtctaaaagttgattctgttcatctggacgtagcgttttgtgggagaaactcATCTAATAAAACAAATTCATCCATTTGGTTCTTGCTACCAACACTCCTGTTTTTGACCTGTTTTTCATCTTGGACTCATCATATCTCCTCATAGAAAAGAACTGTCAAGCATGTAATGGAGCAGTTTAACAAGTAAATGATCAGAAGATCAAACTGTATTActgaaaatacaaagaaatccTTCATATTCTACATGTGTGATGATCAGAGTTTTGATTAAAGGTTTGGGTGGGCCAAATATGACCCAAAAGGAGTTACTGAACCCATAAACTCAGCAGGTAAGTGTTCACAAAGGTCGAGTTCAGATAGCTGTTTTTCAATTCCTTCCAAAGGATAGGAAGTCGTTTTCCAACCAGAGATATTGCCATCTGGTGCAGGTTTAAGGTGCTTTCACATCGGTTTTATTGTTCTGACTCAGAAGCTGTTTCCACTTTTTATGCTGTCTGTGGATAAACCCAGTAGAAATTGGACTTTTAGACTACTGTCCTTTTACCTAAAATACTAACTCATAAGTGacatattgatttttttcctctattCAGGTCCGAGCCGCAGATTCAAAAGGGTAGTGGAAACCATTCAAGCTCAGTTACTGAGTACTCATGATCAGCCTTCTGTGCAGGCATTGGTTGGTGAGTAGCACCAACACACCACCAACAGCACACGGAGTAGTAGCTTGTTAGCTTTACTTCATCTCTCCCTAACTTTACCTCTTGCCGTTTAGATGAGAAGAACGGTCAGCTTTCCCGCCAGCCCAGCACTCCTACACGTCAGAACTCCAGGAGATCTGAAAGCGGATCGGAGCGGGGAGAGGGGGAGCATGCGGCAGATGGGGGGAGCAGTAGCGGAAGCAGCAGCGGAGCCGTCTTACAAAGACGAGGGTCGGGGAAAGACAAGGCCAGACTCTCGCCGTCCAACGGGACACAGGCTCACCCTTGAAAAGAATGTTGTGGAAGAGAAGTGAGGGCCCTATGCCGGGctcttttctcttcctctctttagTCCTTTCCACAttcttttctttcctatttCCTTACTTCCTGCCTTGCTTCATACTTTTAGTCCTAAGCAATGGGATGGAAAAAGGGAGAAGATTTTCCTTGAAGCTGATCTAGGGATTTAATGAAGATTTCCCCCTGAAATGGCTCGTTTtctcagaaatgtatatttttggAGACTACTGGAGCTGATCTCTAATTAGCCCTAAAGGATAGCTTCACCCTGGTGGGACAAGCCTAAAAACAAATGATGTCCAAAAAGCTCCACTTTACTATGAAAATACAAGAAATTTAGTTCACCTGTTCCTATGGATcgaaaaaaaagcacatgaaGTTCCCACTGACCAATCACATGCAACACATTGTTCAAACTCAACAATCAAGTTCCCACCCGTCAGTCAGAGTGGCTCGTGAAGATGTTGGTCAGTGACGGAGCGCATCAAGGCATTCTCATTCCTCATTTCCTGGTTGTCTCATGAATCAGCAAGTCTTTTCAGCATCACCTGACATGACAGGAAACCATCTCTGCTCTCGTCTCATCAGTTTCTAATTGAAGGCTGCGTTAAGGGAATGAAAGTAATAAGAGCTATAGGGAGAGTCCTGTTTTAGACTCAGTTGTGAAAATGGATTTAATTCTTAAATTATTAGCCAACTTAATGCTGTGCTGACAATGGATCTGATGTAGCTATGTAACATAACCCTACAGCAAAGTGAATATCTTAATCAACAAACACAACCTGCTTGAGTGTATGATAAGTCCCACAATCATTTCTGAATTACACTTATTTAAAGCTATGATACCATATTGCCTTTaatgaaggagaagaaaaagtgGATATCCAGTTAGATTTAGCCCCATTTTAAGGACACTAGGACACACCACAGGCAAAATCTCACAAGTAAAAGTGGATGCTAGGGGAGAAAAAGGTGGATACATAAACACAGGATGTCGAGCAGTATCCATTCAGTAGTAGAAAAGAAGAACAAGTTGTGAAAAGCCTCCAAAGCAATCTTGGAGAAATATTTTGTTAAAAGAGGTTTGTCTCATATAACATTCACATGCCATATACACATGGTTTTATTGTTCACCGTAGTTCTGTTCTAAATACTGGCTGTGAAGTCTTAAACTTGCGCCCTAATCGGAACCCCATTTTAACCCTACGCTGCAACCTTCTGGTTGTTTCTGGTTACTGCGTAAGTTAGGATGTAGATTTcctgcagaagtctaaatcaagcTTTACCTTCCATAAGTGGATCTCCAACAAAGAAGTGACAAAATCTTTGTTCCCTGGCAAAGTGCACGCTAGTGTTCAGACAAAGCTAGTGTGAAGCTTTAGCGTTAAAAATAACCAGTCTCCTTTTCCACAAACAGCAGTTGCACATGTAGGCCTTGCAAGTATGTAGACCTGTCAAATGCTGATTGTCTTATCTAAACTTCTCAGCATTTctctatttttacttttatatcTTTTCTCTAACACAAGTCTGTGTTAGTCCAACCAGCAACCAGCATCAGAATACGGTCACATTGGAAACCCACAAATATTCACCTGATAGCTTGATGCAAGTTACAGTGGCATAGTTTCAGAACTTATTAGGTCCTAAGAGCTTGTTTACGTTTCTCCATATCCTCTCCATTTTTGTTAATCATGTCTTTATAAAGGCCAAGTTGAATCAAACAGCTCCAGCTACCCAAAAATGCTGTGAGTAAATTTGTCCTAAATTTCTGATTGTTGGTAGCATGTCTTAATGATGACTTGGTGATGagtgagaacctacacagatcGTCATTAAAGTTTTGGTGAAAATGCCAGCCTTTAAACTTTGAAACAGACTATCAGCAAATCGTTTAACTTAGCTTAACTTGTTCAAACACAAATTTGTGTTGCAAGCCACAAATTTAGTTTACCTGTTTGCATAGACTTTATATGTAATTATGTTGTGCAAAAATTACATCACCTAAAGTCTGATCACCTATGCAGTCATCACGGAACCAGTGTTAGCTTGATAAGTTAGCAAGTACAGCtgataaaatctgttttttataATCGGACGTGTTGTTACATCCTTCAGTGTATGAAAGTGAAGGCTTCTTCCACCAATGGCTTGTGATGTGCACATTAGTAATTGCAGAAAGGTATCAGGGCATCAAAATATGTGCAAATGTGACCATGCTAACTTGGACTGAGTAAGTCCAGTGATCTGTTACTATATTGTTTCCTACAGAAAAAGCCATCCAACTAaaacattaacctcctaagacccgaactcttccacggcatgcatttttaatttctctttgatatttgggcatattggggcccgatgaatgtaaaaacaaagaattaccagattttttttttttaccttatttttgtttttaagaaaaataagagccacatatgaggatatttgtttaaaattttgatagaacagtagcagta includes:
- the LOC134625871 gene encoding serine/threonine-protein kinase BRSK1-like isoform X1, with amino-acid sequence MSSKELTVGQSSQFVGPYRLEKTLGKGQTGLVKLGVHCITGQKVAIKIVNREKLSESVLMKVEREIAILKLIEHPHVLKLHDVYENNKYLYLVLEHVSGGELFDYLVKKGRLTPKEARKFFRQIISALDFCHSHSICHRDLKPENLLLDEKNNIRIADFGMASLQVGDSLLETSCGSPHYACPEVIRGEKYDGRRADVWSCGVILFALLVGALPFDHDNLRQLLEKVKSGVFHMPHFIPPDCQALLKGMIEVNSDKRLTLEAIQKHPWYLGGRNEPCPEQPPPRRVCMKRILSLTELDPDVLESMYSLGCFRDRVKLTQDLTSEEENQEKMIYYLLLDRKERYPSCEDEDLPPRNDIDPPRKRVDSPMLNRYGRSRPERKSLEVLSVTEQVSPTPPRRALDTNAYSQRSRSVSGASTGLSSSPLSSPRSPVFTFSQSEVTSTSASSSKDPKPGSATTPRPTRPAPDPKTQTLPSKGPAERPQLHTMKSLPLQTPRSPSPSPSPILSPIPRFFNFPSPSVFKSKNVHSSSNSSATPPPVSQVTPQGSPLPTPLGTPVHQLQHPSSTTPPSSSSSSSSSRADGAGGASLSLTPPSSPGGSGGMAASGSAHWRSRLNSFKNNLLGSPRFHRRKLQVPTSEDMSSLTPESSPELVKRSWFGNFITLEKEEQIFVLIRDKPLSSIKADIVQAFLSIPSLCHSVVSQNSFRAEYKSSGGPSVFQKPVKFQVDIAFSEGERERERERAEREGRRELGIYSVTFTLISGPSRRFKRVVETIQAQLLSTHDQPSVQALVDEKNGQLSRQPSTPTRQNSRRSESGSERGEGEHAADGGSSSGSSSGAVLQRRGSGKDKARLSPSNGTQAHP